A genomic window from Schistocerca serialis cubense isolate TAMUIC-IGC-003099 unplaced genomic scaffold, iqSchSeri2.2 HiC_scaffold_1466, whole genome shotgun sequence includes:
- the LOC126443353 gene encoding ankyrin repeat and SOCS box protein 8-like: MLLAAGADVGATDGNKNTALHWAAWEGHVEAASCLVGAGAEVDAGNWVQNTPLHWAAWGGRPAVVRLLEEASADPNARNVDGDTPLHFAAEHGRTEEATALLDAGADSGARNHKGKTPVDRARQFNHQHWIDRIRRD; the protein is encoded by the coding sequence ATGCTGCTGGCAGCTGGGGCTGATGTGGGTGCGACGGATGGGAACAAGAATACTGCGCTGCACTGGGCAGCCTGGGAGGGTCACGTGGAAGCGGCGAGCTGTCTGGTGGGGGCTGGCGCGGAGGTGGACGCCGGGAACTGGGTCCAGAACACGCCGCTGCACTGGGCTGCATGGGGCGGCCGGCCGGCCGTGGTGCGGCTGCTGGAGGAGGCCTCTGCAGACCCCAATGCCAGGAATGTGGACGGGGACACGCCGCTGCACTTCGCGGCTGAGCATGGCCGCACGGAGGAGGCGACTGCACTACTCGATGCAGGGGCTGACAGCGGGGCCAGGAATCACAAGGGGAAAACCCCAGTGGACCGCGCCAGGCAGTTCAACCACCAACACTGGATAGACAGGATAAGACGAGACTAG